The Oncorhynchus masou masou isolate Uvic2021 chromosome 13, UVic_Omas_1.1, whole genome shotgun sequence genomic interval tattgtttgtacagatgaacgtggtaccttcaggcatttggaaattgctcccaaggatgaaccagacttatggaggtctacaatttgttttctgaggtcttggctgatttcttttgattttcccatgatgtcaagcaaagaggcactgagtttgaaggtaggccttgaaataatacatccacaggttcacctcctattgactcaaagtatgtcaatcagaagcttctaaagccatgacatcatttactggaattttccaagctgtttaaaggcacagtcaacttagtgtatgtaaacgtctgacccactggaattgtgatacagtgaattataagtgaaatcatctttaagtaattgttggaaaaatgacttgtgtcatgcacaaagtagatgtcccaactgacttgccaaaactatagtatactgtatagcTTTAATGAATCAGCCATTATAAATGCtttataatttattttattttttaaataaatgtttacaAATAATGAAATACGTATTTGTAGTTAGGATTAGTCTTTTTTTTAGTGCTTATTCATTAAAGGTATGAAGTGTTATACTCTTCAGTTTAGACCGATACTAACCTCGTCGAGAGCCTCTCCTGACTTGCGCATGTTCTGAACCATGTAGTTGTTGATGGCTTTGCCATCGTCTGCGGCACAGAGGTCCATAACCAGGAAGCCATCCTCCTCCCAGGCATTGATCTGGTGGAACGTGGACAGGGCTTTGGCGTGATACTTGACTGAGTAGAGCTGGAAGAGAATAAAGGAAGTCAGTCATCAGAAATTAAGCGTGTAACTTACAAGTAATTACTGTTGGCTTAGTATCCTCTGTTGTCTCGTTCCTGGCTTGTCTCTTACCAAAACTTTCTAAACTAATTGAGAGACTCCAAGAGTTCCAGGGATTTCTATACCAAGGTCTTACCTTGCCTGTTTGCTTGTTAATCAAATGAAAGATGGTCTCAAGTTTAGGGTCCCAGTAGACCCCATCGCTGATACCCTTTCTTCTCAGCTTGCCTGTAACAATCTTCAAGAGGTCCATTTTTATAGGCTGCTCAATAAACACCACGTAATTCTCCGACATTGCTGAAATCGAATGAGCAGTATATCAATTGCCACTTTTTTGGAGTTGAGTCAGATCATATAAGTATTGATAGATCATTGCTGTGCATTTTGATTAACAAAAGGATGAAACATGACCATTTTGGTTTGAACATGGTTGTGTGAGTGAGCCATCTACTCGTGAGAGGGTTTACATGAAAGGCTGTTTACATTTAAATGTCATTAGCTCCACATTAGCCTGTGGAGGCTTTGTGTGGTCTGCTCACCAAAGCTGTGGTAGTATGAAGGTCTTGCCTTGTCTACTGAGGGAATAGAACAGACCACAGTAGCTCCCTCCAGGGTTTCCTCTGAGTTCTCTGGCGTTGTCTTTGTCGGAGGCACGCGGATTATATTGTAAATTGCACCTGATAAAAATACAGGTTTTATTTGGAACGTGGAAAACTAACCTTTGGCCATTTTTTTGCAGGCAGATTTCAGGTTTGTGGTTTGTGTTTTGTCATTCTTAATGAAGGTGGTTAGTGAATGGGCAGGGGCTTGGTCCTTACTTACCTTTAGCAGAGTAAGAATTCCCCATGTTGTATGTTGTACCATCAGGGTCTGTGTGGGGGTGGGCAGTGGCTCCATTGACAGCGATAAATTTGCTCCAGTCCACCTGTTGAGAGCAGCAACAACAATGACATGTCTTAATAGCCTTTCAGTCATGCTGTCCTATAATGCAATAGGTATCTTTTTAAATATTTCAACCAAAACATTTGGCTATTTGTTTAGACTGAATGAAACCCTTTGTGTATAAAGGCTACTGTTGGTAGTGTGTAGGCCTTTAAAAAGAAAAAGCGGCCTACCTTTTCCTTTGTTTCAAGTGTCTCAGGGTCCACCTTGTGCATGAAGTTTGTCTCCGTGCTCACGTAGTAATCACCTTTGTACGTCACAAAGCTCACATTGTCATTATCTGACGCTTCTGTGGACCAAAGACAGTTTTCATTTGATTAGTACAATGcaaatcaattctctgtcatATATTTAACACTCTTTTACCTCAAGCTCTTAAACTGCAGACTTGAACTGTAAACTCACTTGGCAGTTCGAACCGGGACAGAAAGCGCTGGAAGAAGTTCTTGCAGGGGTCTGGCATGGCCACAGTCCCGAATTCAGACACAACGATGCGTCTGTTCTCACTGTTAGCCGTGTAGCAGTCACTGCCCAGGAAGCGGCTCTTGTAGGTCACCTGACCCCCTGCGATTTTGAACTGATGCAGGAGGGCCATTCCGTCAAACCAGTGGTTGAATCTGAGAAGCAGAAGAAATAGTTAATGTAGTACTTTGACTTGGTGAGACTTACAGTAAATAATTCCTTAT includes:
- the LOC135552786 gene encoding carotenoid-cleaving dioxygenase, mitochondrial-like, with translation MSPPSNTDLKKKNKDHHYTDVHGLPCIEKIVASVDETPEAISTKISGTIPEWISGNFLRNGPGKFEIGNNKFNHWFDGMALLHQFKIAGGQVTYKSRFLGSDCYTANSENRRIVVSEFGTVAMPDPCKNFFQRFLSRFELPKASDNDNVSFVTYKGDYYVSTETNFMHKVDPETLETKEKVDWSKFIAVNGATAHPHTDPDGTTYNMGNSYSAKGAIYNIIRVPPTKTTPENSEETLEGATVVCSIPSVDKARPSYYHSFAMSENYVVFIEQPIKMDLLKIVTGKLRRKGISDGVYWDPKLETIFHLINKQTGKLYSVKYHAKALSTFHQINAWEEDGFLVMDLCAADDGKAINNYMVQNMRKSGEALDEVYNTMCRVFPRRFVLPLNVNMETPCGQNLNTRPDSTATATKTAKDKVFCTHEDLHDEELHKYGGLEFPQINYAKYNTKPYRYFYGCGFRHLVGDTLIKMDLQGKRMKVWEHPGLYPSEPVFVPLPGATEEDEGVIMSVIITPNKDKSTFLLVLDAKTFKELGRAEVPVNIPYGFHGTFNSTMTHRRLLSEKN